In the Salvia hispanica cultivar TCC Black 2014 unplaced genomic scaffold, UniMelb_Shisp_WGS_1.0 HiC_scaffold_662, whole genome shotgun sequence genome, GAGCAcgtaatttaagaaataagagagtaaaataagaggtGAATTAgagtaaaagagatgaagatagagaAAAGTACTATGAGACATAGATAAAGTTTTTgcttaaaaaagaaatgacttaACTACCTTGGGATAACCCAAAAAAGGGAATACGACGAACTACCTTAggtcggagggagtatctcACTATTATCTTGTCTAACAAACCGATCATCGCCTAAATGTATTATatttcatccgtcccactctaagtgacacattttctttttttcggGTGTTCCATTTTAAATGACATATTTCGAATAAAGAAACAtaactctctctcttatttaatactctccacttaacactacataaaatcttatgTCGAATTATAAATGCTCCACTTAGAATGGGAAGGAGTATATTCTTATTCGTCCATGGTTTAATTCTAAGAATAGATGTATATCAACTATTGAAGgcattaattttatcaaaaattcagTTTGTCGCAGAATTGGTGGAGATGGATAAAATAGAGCTGCAGACACAGAATTCTTTGGGCAAAACAGCGATGCAAATCTTGACAGAGAGTGATCCATCCATAACTCATGAAGATTTACACATGCTAAAACCTAAGATTCcatcaacaattaataaaatatcaaaggTCTTCCCCGACCTGATCGACACGacaatggtggtggtggtccTGATAGCAACCATGGCGTTCCAGGCTGCTGTCAGCCCCCCAGGCGGGGTGTGGCAGGAAGACACGACATCACACAAGGCTGGAGATGCGGTGATGGCATCAACTCATCCCAAACTATACAAACAGTTCATTCGTGCTAACAACACAGCCTTCGTATCATCAATCATCACAATCTTCCTCATCACTACCCGGCAGCCATCGGGACGCATTTTTTTCATGCTCATCTCCTTATTCACAACGTGGGTATCACTTGCATCTATTTCACTCAGCTATGGAGCTTCCATAGTGGTCATCTCTCCGAATACAGACACACAATCACTTGTTGTTCTTATTATCATTGTGGTGGTTGTGTCACTAAGCATCATAGGATTCATATTTGTGTATAATACTATCAGTGAATGCCGGACGAGAGATAACCATTCAACTCTTCGTCAAATAAAGACGCTGGAGGATATACTCATCTTCCTCACTGAAAAGCTAATTGTACGATCGTCCCAGCCAGTGCAGTGGAATGTAGAACAAGGGGGTGATACTGAAGCAGCCCAAGCCCAAGCTCAATCCCAACGTCTCCACCCAGCCCGTAATCTACAAAGGCCCAACTACTTGAAAGAAGACTTCATCTAGTGTTGTTGTTAGATTAATTAGCATGTCGCCACTTCTCCATTATCTCCACTTCCATCTGCATTAGCTCACATTTCCCATTTATCTAGTTAGTTGCAAACTGCTGTTTTTGTTCTCTATAGATAGGGTAGGCATCTTTTGCATTATTATCATCAAGTAAGAAAAagcatattttcatttcatttatattgttaagttcTTCAAATTTCCGTCGTCTTCTTCTTTGGAGTTAGAATCCACTCAAAGGGATTCAAGTCTATAACAGCGTACCACCCAAACATTGACTCCTACTATATTGAGACAAGATATCAATGTGGTGGTTGTGCAGATGTCGTCGGTAATTTACTTAAGGTAGAGACTCAAGTGTGAATCTCGCAGACGCaagtttatttttctttttgttacttctgcttatttattaaaaatcaaatctttagcAAATAATTTAgaacttttaatttcatatagaacttctaaatatttatcacttccaaatattttatctttgcattatattttttcctctttcttttttctagtaTTGTAATTTtgtccaattatttttttctctttcaaaaaatttatttattctgtatttctatatttatactCATATTAGGTATTTACAACTAACAACTACTCCCCAATTTCTTCATAGTTATAGAACTTTTCAgcgagttttagaaatgaatgttgggtgtgttaaatatatagataaaaaagtaagagaaaggaaaatatagagagaataaagtataaagtaaataaagtagagagaataaagtaagagagagtaaagtaagaaaaagaaaaaagttaccatgactcaattatgaaaaaacttccgaaatggaaaaatgacttaactatgaagaaatttccgaaatggaaaaatgattcaactatgaagaaacggaggagTATATAAGATATTCCAATTCACAAGCtatctatataaaatattcacaattaataaaagtgtGAATTTTAAAGCTCTAAACCTTGTAAATATTGCAcctcaaatcaaaatttcgGATCCGCCTCGAGCGGTAGTGAGTGTGCGACCATATATATTTGCAAAGTCTAAAAGGTCATTATCTGTTTTCTTTGgagggatttttttttttttttggatggtCACGAGTTTTTCAGTAAATGTGTGTATTCTATTTGTTCCATGTCAGGCATATAATAGCCCTCATTTCTAATGCTGCATAACTCCTTTTGGGCTTCTATATGCTCCATTTATCCCATTAAAAGTGGCAtgaccttttttatttatcccaCTAAAATTGACACGTaatctaatatataaataatattatttctactttattttcttcctacaaataataatgcaaGCTGACTATACAATTTTGTGAAAGAAGGCTGCAATGGTGTTCTTCTCAGTGACGTGAACAGCACTATCGCCAAGGCGTTGGTAGAAGTTttattaaacttatttttcttacagTCAAATAGGTgtatatgcatatttaaaataataaattatacaaaaaatcttacaaaaatatatttagtgcattttaaattaattaatacaacaAATTAATCTAACTTGATAATGTTAGACCATGAAGAAGATGTAGCCATGCATAAAAGTATTCCTTCATGTTTTAACTTAATATGGaatactttttacttttgcaatcttttttttcttttcctttttatttactttttcatgcACTCTTTTCAATCGATGatactaactttttattaGGTTTTGATTTCATTGCGAGATTAAGGATCATGGATCAAATTATACTTTGAGCCAAGACATTTTGACGAAtataaattttgcattttcgagttaaaatcattttaaacaTGTGATAATTGTGTTGAGTTTATGTAAATCATACCACTATAAATGTAAgtgcaaatttttttttggatgagaTAGCAGAATAAACCCGGAAACTAAGACAACAAAactttgtgaaaaaaatttgggggCAACATGCCCTAAATTTCCCTGCAGTAGGATCCAATCATGTCTTAAACTTTCAGGCAACTATGCAACTACAAGAATCTAATAGACGAATTAAAGAGTGTCAAGTTCCTCAGACAAAAGGCTCATTCTAAATCCAACTATAAATGCCTCTGAAGGGGCAACAATAGACTgtcaataccaaaaaaaaactgCGAAGGAGCTTTATTATCATCAATCTAAACTCAAGTATATCTAATGTTGAAACCGGTTGCCATTAGCAGATAATCCTACAAAATCATACAAGACGATCAAGCTATATCGCAATAGCACCATACTATGAATAGTACATGATTGCCATGTTTAAAACAGTGCATCGAGAAAAACTTGAACAAAGTATTGACATCTTCATAGTTCTACAGTCTTATATTACAATTGGAACTCAGCTGCACCATACTGCAGCTCAAACGAGTTCCGATCCAAAAACAATAGTATTCATAGGTATAGATGATGAATGAGCTATTAAGCTAAACATTAAGTTATGTgtgtttttgggtttttttcttctattagGTCATCTTCCAAGTTACAaggtttttcaaattttgcacCTGAAGCTATCTTTTTTAAACCCAGCCATTTTGAAATCATTTCGGCCCTTTCAATTTAGTAACAAGGTTTGAGGGTG is a window encoding:
- the LOC125199763 gene encoding uncharacterized protein LOC125199763, with the translated sequence MDKIELQTQNSLGKTAMQILTESDPSITHEDLHMLKPKIPSTINKISKVFPDLIDTTMVVVVLIATMAFQAAVSPPGGVWQEDTTSHKAGDAVMASTHPKLYKQFIRANNTAFVSSIITIFLITTRQPSGRIFFMLISLFTTWVSLASISLSYGASIVVISPNTDTQSLVVLIIIVVVVSLSIIGFIFVYNTISECRTRDNHSTLRQIKTLEDILIFLTEKLIVRSSQPVQWNVEQGGDTEAAQAQAQSQRLHPARNLQRPNYLKEDFI